The proteins below are encoded in one region of Desulfobacterales bacterium:
- a CDS encoding (deoxy)nucleoside triphosphate pyrophosphohydrolase, with amino-acid sequence MPENTSEHRKNSKAPDSNGPIDVTCAIIEHNGQVLAAQRGPAMAMPFKWEFPGGKINPGETAEDCIIREIKEELGIEIQIKTMLPPSSHAYPDLHIRLHPFVCRITRGRIEPAEHHAVQWTGHDRLLALEWAEADVAVVKSYLNYRNHPIASTANS; translated from the coding sequence ATGCCCGAAAACACATCTGAACACCGCAAAAACAGCAAGGCACCTGATAGCAATGGCCCCATTGACGTCACCTGCGCAATTATTGAGCATAACGGCCAGGTTCTGGCAGCCCAGCGCGGCCCGGCCATGGCCATGCCGTTTAAATGGGAGTTTCCCGGCGGAAAAATCAATCCGGGAGAAACTGCAGAAGACTGTATAATCCGGGAGATCAAGGAGGAACTGGGCATTGAGATCCAAATCAAAACCATGCTGCCGCCCTCAAGCCATGCTTATCCGGATCTTCATATCCGGCTTCATCCCTTTGTTTGCCGGATAACCCGGGGCCGCATTGAACCCGCAGAACACCATGCCGTTCAATGGACCGGCCATGACCGGTTACTGGCCCTGGAATGGGCAGAAGCGGATGTGGCTGTCGTCAAATCCTACCTGAATTATCGCAATCATCCAATTGCGTCGACAGCCAATTCATAG
- a CDS encoding DUF3427 domain-containing protein: protein MTRFKGNFFITQNPTILDDMEEILTWAESETPVAGIRPDLPFACPLELHAQYGFKDILAALGQASLETAGQRGVGIVHLPDIKAYGVMITFQKTEKEFSPSTMYADFPISRELLHWESQSNTRQNTNTGQNLIHHTQRGYTILIFARSHKQQNNCTVPFTYLGPAACQSYQSERPIRMVWKLEHRMPVEMFEENRKGG, encoded by the coding sequence TTGACACGGTTCAAGGGTAATTTTTTCATCACACAAAACCCCACCATCCTTGACGATATGGAGGAAATACTGACATGGGCTGAATCTGAAACACCGGTTGCCGGCATCCGGCCGGATCTGCCTTTTGCCTGCCCACTGGAGCTTCATGCCCAATACGGATTCAAAGACATTTTAGCCGCCCTGGGGCAGGCCTCCCTTGAAACAGCCGGCCAAAGAGGTGTCGGCATCGTTCATCTTCCGGATATAAAAGCCTACGGCGTCATGATCACCTTTCAGAAGACAGAAAAGGAGTTTTCACCCTCCACCATGTACGCTGATTTTCCGATCAGCCGGGAGCTGCTGCATTGGGAGTCCCAGTCAAACACCCGGCAAAATACCAACACTGGCCAAAACCTCATCCATCATACCCAGCGCGGTTACACGATTTTGATCTTTGCCCGCAGCCATAAGCAGCAAAATAACTGCACGGTTCCATTCACCTACCTTGGCCCTGCAGCCTGCCAAAGCTACCAGAGCGAACGCCCCATACGGATGGTCTGGAAATTGGAACACCGGATGCCGGTGGAAATGTTCGAGGAAAACCGGAAGGGCGGATAA
- a CDS encoding YdiU family protein, giving the protein MTANNRQGPPDAGWRFDNSYARLPEAFYARLDPVPVRGPKLVVFNAELARILGLNADVLNSEEGAAIFSGNTLPKGAEPLAQAYAGHQFGSFTMLGDGRAILLGEQVTPEGERFDIQLKGSGMTPFSRRGDGRAALGPMLREYIISESLHALGVPTTRSLAVVTTGEPVYRETALKGAILTRTALSHLRVGTFEYAAARGDLDNLRALADYTIQRHFPHLAAYANPYLALLAEVSDRQASLVARWMLIGFIHGVMNTDNTSLCGETIDYGPCAFMDAYDPNTVFSSIDFHGRYAYGRQPQIVQWNLARFAEALLPLIDEEPEAAAAMTKEKLSRFPEAFRDYWRAGMRAKLGLMTTEADDGALAADLLDVINRHGADFTNTFRALASDPLPETAMFEARDFKEWHERWRVRLSRQPGSWEASRRLMYSANPAVIPRNHRVEEALEAAVQRADFTVMEKLMEVLSQPFEDPPEAAGYHLPAPPSAQPYQTYCGT; this is encoded by the coding sequence ATGACGGCTAACAACAGACAAGGACCCCCGGATGCCGGGTGGCGATTCGACAACAGCTATGCCCGGCTGCCGGAGGCTTTCTATGCCCGGCTCGACCCGGTGCCTGTGCGCGGGCCGAAACTCGTGGTTTTTAACGCCGAGCTGGCACGGATTCTCGGGTTGAATGCCGATGTCCTGAACAGCGAGGAGGGCGCCGCCATCTTCTCCGGAAATACGCTTCCCAAGGGGGCCGAGCCTCTTGCCCAGGCCTATGCGGGGCATCAGTTCGGCTCTTTCACCATGCTGGGCGACGGGCGCGCGATACTGCTCGGCGAGCAGGTGACACCGGAAGGAGAGCGCTTTGATATCCAGCTCAAAGGGTCCGGCATGACCCCGTTTTCACGAAGGGGGGACGGCCGCGCGGCACTGGGGCCCATGCTTCGGGAGTATATTATCAGCGAGTCCCTCCATGCCTTAGGGGTTCCCACGACCCGCAGCCTTGCGGTTGTTACCACCGGGGAGCCGGTGTACCGGGAAACCGCCCTGAAGGGGGCGATTCTCACCCGAACGGCATTGAGTCACCTTCGCGTGGGCACTTTCGAGTATGCCGCGGCCAGGGGCGACCTTGACAACCTCCGCGCGCTGGCTGATTACACAATCCAGCGGCACTTTCCCCATCTGGCTGCGTATGCGAACCCTTATCTCGCACTGCTTGCCGAGGTTTCGGACCGGCAGGCATCCCTTGTCGCCCGATGGATGCTGATCGGTTTCATCCATGGCGTTATGAATACCGACAATACGTCCCTTTGCGGTGAAACCATTGATTACGGCCCCTGCGCGTTCATGGACGCCTACGACCCGAATACCGTCTTCAGTTCCATCGATTTCCACGGCCGATACGCCTACGGCAGGCAGCCACAGATCGTCCAGTGGAATCTTGCCCGGTTTGCCGAGGCGCTGCTGCCGCTCATTGACGAGGAACCGGAAGCGGCCGCGGCAATGACAAAAGAGAAACTTTCCCGGTTTCCGGAGGCCTTTCGCGACTACTGGCGGGCGGGCATGAGGGCCAAGCTGGGCCTGATGACCACGGAAGCGGATGACGGCGCCCTCGCGGCGGATCTGCTCGATGTGATCAACCGGCACGGCGCGGATTTTACCAACACCTTCCGCGCTCTGGCATCCGATCCCCTGCCGGAAACCGCCATGTTCGAGGCCCGGGATTTCAAGGAATGGCATGAACGCTGGCGGGTCCGGCTCAGCCGTCAGCCCGGTTCGTGGGAGGCATCCCGCAGGCTTATGTACAGCGCCAACCCGGCGGTCATTCCCCGAAACCACCGGGTGGAAGAGGCCCTGGAAGCGGCCGTTCAGCGGGCTGATTTCACGGTTATGGAAAAACTGATGGAGGTGCTGTCCCAGCCCTTTGAGGACCCGCCGGAAGCCGCCGGCTATCACCTGCCGGCACCGCCGTCGGCGCAGCCCTATCAAACCTATTGCGGCACATGA
- a CDS encoding YceH family protein, protein MEVTLNPVESRILGALIEKQMATPDYYPLTLNALVNACNQKNNRNPVLSLDSSEVELALNSLREQRLVWQVRTHGSRAPKYEQNLNDFADFSRRQLALICELLLRGPQTPGELRTRASRLIEFQGVRAVEYTLTKLMEHEKGPFVTQLPRRPGHKENRYAHLFAEVDEETESAAEASVAAPDVQAVSDGDNARIEALEQQVSELSEQLRQLAEEFRAFKAEFE, encoded by the coding sequence ATGGAAGTAACGTTAAATCCCGTTGAATCTCGAATTCTCGGGGCATTGATCGAAAAACAGATGGCCACGCCGGACTACTATCCGCTGACCTTGAATGCCCTGGTCAATGCCTGCAACCAGAAAAACAACCGGAACCCGGTCTTGAGTCTGGATTCTTCGGAAGTGGAGCTCGCCCTAAATTCGCTCCGGGAGCAGCGCCTGGTCTGGCAGGTCCGGACGCATGGAAGCCGCGCACCGAAATACGAACAAAACCTCAATGATTTCGCCGATTTTTCCAGGCGGCAGCTGGCCCTGATCTGCGAACTGCTGCTGCGCGGCCCCCAGACCCCGGGCGAGTTGCGCACCCGGGCTTCCCGATTGATTGAATTTCAGGGGGTGCGGGCAGTCGAGTATACCTTGACAAAGTTAATGGAACACGAAAAAGGGCCCTTTGTTACCCAATTGCCCCGCCGACCCGGGCACAAGGAAAATCGCTACGCCCACCTGTTCGCCGAAGTCGACGAAGAGACCGAGTCCGCCGCCGAGGCTTCTGTGGCCGCCCCCGACGTCCAGGCCGTTTCCGACGGCGACAACGCTCGCATAGAAGCACTGGAGCAGCAGGTCAGCGAGCTATCCGAACAACTGCGGCAATTGGCCGAGGAATTTCGAGCGTTCAAGGCGGAATTTGAGTAG
- a CDS encoding ATP-binding protein, translated as MIQKSSKKSAFKAGMYLLETLTAGMYNNPMSIYREYIQNAADSIDFALRATKSKNKKIYIDLDPKEKSIKIYDEGFGISADHAEEILSSIGLSSKKEQRLRGFRGIGRLGGLAFCERAIFRTKSKGEGIESIQEWDCNALRNFVSGTQKKTSSLKQLFDNCTYFYHENGKRKGISYFEVKLEGVQSFRNHLMDIKKLHDFISFTAPVPFNYNELSFAKDIDKFLSSKINNFSHHEIILNGDQVYKPYSDMVKLTSKGHDYIVGVEFFEIRAKGSVVAYGWYGKRKDLLGAITKGDLTSGIRVRVGDIQIGDNHLLDSCFRENRFNSYMIGEIHVDSPELIPNSRRDNFIDNEIKEIFYNEIERKLGIPLSKEIRYQSGVRAKNNTLADGKVEGSCHSKREDSKVSKKMGKTKTDEVNFDDNPSKKNTELLKIFKKRCKDCHIFQDILKENI; from the coding sequence ATGATTCAGAAAAGTAGCAAAAAGTCTGCTTTTAAAGCTGGGATGTATCTCTTGGAAACTTTAACAGCAGGCATGTATAATAATCCGATGTCTATTTATCGTGAATATATTCAGAACGCTGCTGATTCGATTGATTTTGCATTGCGGGCTACAAAATCTAAAAATAAAAAAATTTATATTGATTTAGACCCGAAAGAAAAATCAATCAAGATTTACGATGAAGGTTTCGGAATATCGGCAGATCATGCTGAAGAAATTCTAAGCTCTATCGGTCTGAGTTCAAAAAAAGAACAAAGGTTACGCGGCTTTCGAGGAATTGGTCGTTTGGGGGGACTTGCCTTCTGTGAACGTGCAATATTTAGAACTAAGTCCAAAGGGGAAGGCATCGAATCAATACAGGAATGGGACTGTAATGCTCTTCGAAATTTTGTGTCTGGAACTCAGAAAAAGACTTCTTCTTTGAAGCAATTGTTTGATAATTGCACATATTTTTATCACGAAAACGGTAAAAGGAAGGGAATTAGCTATTTTGAAGTTAAATTAGAAGGAGTCCAAAGTTTCAGAAATCATTTAATGGACATCAAAAAGCTTCATGATTTTATAAGTTTTACAGCTCCAGTTCCATTCAATTATAATGAGTTGTCTTTTGCCAAAGATATCGATAAGTTTTTATCATCAAAAATAAATAATTTTAGTCATCATGAAATTATCTTGAACGGTGATCAAGTTTATAAACCATATAGCGATATGGTGAAATTAACATCTAAGGGACACGATTATATTGTTGGAGTTGAATTTTTCGAGATTAGGGCGAAGGGTTCTGTAGTCGCATATGGATGGTATGGAAAGCGGAAGGATCTTTTGGGTGCAATTACAAAAGGAGACTTAACATCAGGTATCAGAGTTAGAGTTGGAGATATCCAGATTGGTGATAATCACTTACTTGATAGCTGTTTTAGAGAGAATCGTTTTAATAGCTATATGATTGGCGAGATTCATGTTGATTCTCCAGAATTAATTCCTAATAGTCGGAGGGATAATTTTATTGACAATGAAATCAAAGAGATCTTTTATAATGAAATTGAGAGAAAATTAGGCATTCCATTATCAAAAGAAATCAGATATCAATCAGGGGTGAGAGCAAAAAATAACACTTTAGCTGATGGAAAAGTTGAGGGTTCATGCCATTCAAAAAGAGAAGATTCAAAGGTGAGCAAGAAAATGGGAAAAACAAAGACTGATGAAGTAAACTTTGATGATAATCCCTCAAAAAAAAATACAGAGCTTTTAAAGATATTTAAGAAAAGATGCAAAGATTGTCATATTTTTCAAGATATACTTAAAGAAAATATATAA
- a CDS encoding DGQHR domain-containing protein, with product MSDYLSPLLIDEDKIAKELIKRKKSYIEKTINGKNKKILEQKANIEAEEGWSILRKNKKSYRLKKDKPADEQLEDELWSIMAKMEFDELSEGRQFTVNVGKDVSPRQIDVFAKDRESAIFIECTRCETPKKKNMSSLIEKISSIHPQTARSVSTHYGRTPKLKVRWIIATRNIEWGEADLAKAAEKKIVVLRDQEIDYYKKLTDHLKKGAKYQFLGHIFAKEKISGLDITVPATKGKMGDKNFYNFLIKPADLMKIAYISHKASRDMEDLETYQRMLVPSRLKKISEYIDDGGQFPTNIVINIKSKSGVRFDKKEKIGESAFGILQLPDMYASAWVIDGQHRLYGYTHSKRFKSDENSTLPVLAYENLSPTQEAELFVDINCEQVKVSKSLLVELYANLNWEADKLEDRIAALRSRIVMALDQRKSSPIYGRIKTTSNDKSYYRCLSITSFHEGLKENKFFGDIKGETITPGPFIDKDIKYLEHTLNKSVEILSEYLSLFKNEIPAHWELGDAKGGYLCTNNGIRALMKVLKGIFWHLEKNEHLELYLMKPEEIIPYIKTYIEPVVDYFKNASKETMALFRSRQALKGVTNNSLRMMSFIHSEFGDFLPPNLEKYLETMDEEGTKEAQAKIDEIQNRLFNVILKVLKDNFKDDNEEWWYEGVPEPVRRECVKKQDQERGVKNKEQYICLIDYKTIASANWNLFKKYFSFTSDGGKDKQLKWLVDLNEIRNITHHTEKWPVTKEQADFVRGIHAKVMDQFTPSG from the coding sequence ATGAGTGATTATTTAAGCCCACTCTTAATAGACGAAGATAAGATTGCTAAAGAACTCATCAAGCGCAAAAAGAGTTACATTGAAAAAACTATTAATGGAAAAAACAAAAAAATTCTTGAACAAAAGGCAAATATCGAGGCTGAAGAAGGTTGGTCTATATTAAGGAAAAATAAGAAATCATATAGATTAAAAAAAGATAAGCCTGCGGATGAACAGCTTGAAGACGAATTGTGGTCAATAATGGCTAAAATGGAATTTGATGAACTTAGCGAGGGACGACAATTTACAGTAAATGTTGGGAAAGACGTAAGCCCAAGACAAATTGATGTTTTCGCAAAAGATAGGGAATCTGCAATATTTATAGAGTGTACTCGTTGCGAAACCCCAAAGAAAAAAAATATGAGTAGTCTTATTGAGAAGATAAGCAGCATACATCCTCAAACCGCGCGTTCTGTGTCCACCCACTATGGCAGAACTCCAAAACTAAAAGTAAGATGGATAATAGCTACAAGAAATATTGAATGGGGAGAAGCAGACCTTGCTAAAGCTGCAGAAAAAAAAATTGTAGTTCTAAGAGATCAAGAAATCGACTATTATAAAAAATTAACGGATCATTTAAAAAAAGGAGCTAAGTATCAATTTTTAGGACATATATTTGCCAAAGAAAAAATAAGCGGCTTAGACATAACTGTTCCAGCAACGAAAGGTAAAATGGGTGATAAGAATTTTTACAATTTTTTAATAAAACCAGCTGATTTAATGAAAATTGCCTATATAAGCCACAAAGCAAGCAGAGATATGGAAGACCTTGAAACTTATCAGAGAATGCTTGTTCCTTCGAGATTAAAGAAAATTTCGGAATACATAGATGATGGAGGACAATTTCCCACAAATATTGTAATTAATATTAAATCCAAGAGTGGTGTCAGGTTTGACAAAAAAGAAAAGATTGGTGAATCAGCGTTTGGAATACTTCAATTGCCTGATATGTATGCCTCTGCTTGGGTGATTGATGGGCAGCACAGACTTTATGGCTATACACATAGCAAGAGATTTAAGTCTGATGAAAATTCTACATTACCAGTCCTAGCGTATGAAAATTTATCTCCAACTCAAGAAGCAGAGCTTTTTGTTGATATTAATTGCGAACAAGTCAAGGTTTCTAAAAGTCTCCTTGTTGAACTTTATGCTAACTTAAACTGGGAAGCAGATAAGCTTGAAGACAGAATTGCTGCCTTACGTTCACGAATTGTGATGGCATTAGACCAGCGCAAAAGTTCTCCAATTTATGGAAGAATTAAAACGACATCTAATGATAAAAGCTATTACAGATGCTTGTCGATAACTTCCTTTCATGAGGGATTAAAAGAAAATAAATTCTTTGGCGACATTAAGGGTGAAACTATTACTCCCGGGCCTTTTATTGATAAAGACATTAAATACCTTGAACATACACTAAATAAATCAGTTGAGATATTATCTGAATATCTGTCATTGTTTAAAAATGAAATACCTGCGCATTGGGAATTAGGTGATGCAAAAGGTGGGTATCTATGCACCAATAATGGGATTAGAGCTTTAATGAAAGTCTTAAAAGGAATTTTTTGGCATCTTGAGAAGAACGAACATTTAGAGCTTTATTTAATGAAGCCCGAAGAGATAATCCCTTACATTAAAACATATATTGAACCGGTAGTTGATTATTTTAAAAACGCTTCAAAAGAAACTATGGCTCTTTTTAGGAGTAGACAAGCATTAAAGGGTGTGACAAACAATTCGTTAAGAATGATGAGTTTTATACATTCAGAATTTGGTGATTTTTTACCGCCCAACCTTGAAAAATATCTTGAAACCATGGATGAAGAAGGCACAAAAGAAGCTCAGGCTAAGATTGATGAGATTCAAAATAGATTATTCAATGTTATCCTAAAAGTTTTAAAAGATAACTTCAAAGATGATAATGAAGAATGGTGGTATGAAGGTGTCCCCGAACCAGTGAGAAGAGAATGCGTGAAGAAGCAAGACCAAGAGCGTGGCGTCAAAAACAAAGAACAATATATTTGCCTAATTGATTATAAAACAATTGCCAGCGCGAATTGGAACTTATTTAAAAAATATTTTTCCTTCACATCAGATGGCGGAAAAGATAAGCAACTTAAATGGTTAGTAGATTTAAATGAGATAAGAAATATTACACATCACACTGAAAAATGGCCTGTCACAAAAGAGCAAGCTGATTTTGTGCGCGGTATCCATGCTAAAGTTATGGATCAATTTACCCCTTCTGGTTAA
- a CDS encoding TIGR03546 family protein, translating to MITLLAKLLKVLNAEAAPGQISAAFCLALFLAFMPFFTLQHVLLIFLVLVLRVNLTGFILGWLVFAAVAFLLDPLFHWLGMAVLSADALEGFWRLLYDSGFWHLTRFNNTVVMGGFIAALVLFLPLYFASNALIRRYREHFMTWLEKTRLAQMVKGSRIYSAYRTVSGWRNPV from the coding sequence ATGATCACCCTGCTGGCAAAGCTTTTAAAAGTGTTAAACGCGGAAGCCGCCCCCGGCCAGATCAGTGCCGCGTTCTGCCTGGCCCTGTTTCTTGCCTTTATGCCGTTTTTTACCCTGCAGCACGTGCTGCTGATTTTTCTGGTACTGGTCCTGCGCGTCAATCTTACCGGTTTTATCCTGGGCTGGCTTGTATTTGCCGCAGTCGCTTTTCTCCTTGACCCGTTATTCCACTGGCTGGGCATGGCGGTTTTATCTGCGGACGCCTTAGAGGGGTTCTGGCGCCTTCTTTATGACTCCGGATTCTGGCACCTCACCCGCTTTAACAACACGGTGGTCATGGGCGGCTTTATTGCGGCCCTGGTGCTTTTCCTTCCCCTGTATTTTGCGTCCAACGCCCTGATTCGGCGCTACCGCGAGCACTTCATGACCTGGCTGGAAAAGACCCGGCTTGCCCAGATGGTCAAGGGAAGCCGCATCTACTCGGCATACCGCACCGTATCCGGATGGAGGAACCCCGTATGA
- a CDS encoding TIGR03545 family protein, whose amino-acid sequence MNRLIRWPGLAAFVVIAALCAAVWYLVVDYAAEYMVERTGTKAVGAKVELASADLILFPLGLQLNGLQVTNPKQPMRNALVAERIRMTFNPGHLIKGKTVVEDMSATGLAFDKERTTSGALPESEKFSEKGAEIRERLRSKLGEFPSLAAKNAKEILENEKLATIEEAEALKADIASARENFKARLDELPDKETFQEYKARIKKLRADSGLSGGVMGAIGKVDEVREIRQDIKKDLEALRSAREDLSRIRAEFQERLKDLKNAPARDAERLTEKYALSPEGIGNMSALVFGPRYAQWVETSLIWYQRLSPYLAGMMRAGEKEEKRRRGEGIDVEFAPRRQIPEYWIKTADLAMEVGGGTATGQFQDFSSNQQVLGRPLVFAFSGSGLKDAGTLAAEGHLDRTNPKSPEDLVKFNLKQYPLSDFTLLDRQDLAVLLESARVGNANGSIRIAGEKLDADIQAVFDTAGFKVKSDQADNLLISGLTDTLQNIRSFDLSAELGGTIGKPDVRIASDIDDTLKAGLKQTLAKRQAELKSDIKRAVARQTDDAVESAASGMAGLDAIKEAIQERLEMGSSVLPG is encoded by the coding sequence ATGAATCGATTGATCCGATGGCCCGGACTCGCCGCTTTTGTTGTAATCGCCGCCTTATGCGCGGCTGTCTGGTATCTCGTGGTTGACTATGCGGCAGAATACATGGTGGAACGCACCGGCACAAAGGCGGTGGGTGCGAAAGTTGAGCTTGCGTCGGCAGACCTGATACTTTTTCCTTTAGGCCTTCAATTAAACGGCCTTCAGGTCACCAACCCGAAGCAGCCCATGCGAAATGCACTTGTGGCCGAAAGGATTCGGATGACATTCAACCCGGGTCATCTGATCAAAGGTAAAACTGTTGTGGAGGATATGTCCGCGACAGGCCTTGCGTTTGATAAAGAACGGACAACTTCGGGCGCGCTTCCGGAGAGTGAAAAATTCTCTGAAAAAGGCGCTGAAATCCGCGAGAGGCTCCGCTCCAAGCTGGGCGAGTTTCCTTCTTTGGCGGCAAAAAACGCAAAAGAGATCCTGGAAAACGAGAAGCTGGCGACCATTGAAGAAGCAGAAGCGCTCAAGGCGGATATTGCCTCTGCAAGAGAAAATTTCAAGGCGCGGCTGGATGAGCTTCCGGATAAAGAAACCTTTCAGGAATACAAGGCGCGGATTAAAAAACTGCGGGCGGATTCCGGGCTGTCCGGCGGCGTGATGGGCGCTATTGGTAAAGTGGACGAGGTCCGGGAAATCAGGCAAGATATTAAAAAAGACCTTGAGGCGCTTCGCAGCGCAAGGGAGGATCTCTCCCGGATCCGGGCTGAGTTTCAAGAGCGCCTGAAAGATCTTAAAAATGCGCCGGCCCGGGACGCAGAGCGACTTACGGAAAAATATGCGCTCTCGCCCGAGGGCATCGGCAATATGTCCGCCCTTGTTTTCGGCCCCAGGTACGCGCAATGGGTGGAAACAAGCCTTATCTGGTACCAGCGGCTTTCGCCTTATCTCGCCGGGATGATGCGTGCCGGCGAAAAAGAGGAAAAACGCCGCCGGGGCGAGGGCATTGATGTGGAATTTGCCCCGCGCCGACAGATTCCTGAATACTGGATAAAAACAGCGGACCTGGCCATGGAAGTGGGCGGCGGCACTGCAACCGGGCAGTTTCAGGATTTTTCTTCCAATCAGCAGGTGCTTGGCCGGCCGCTTGTATTCGCCTTTTCAGGCTCCGGTCTGAAAGACGCCGGGACGCTGGCGGCAGAGGGACACCTGGATCGGACTAATCCAAAAAGCCCCGAAGATTTAGTAAAATTTAACTTAAAACAATACCCGCTGTCGGATTTTACGCTTCTGGACCGGCAGGACCTGGCGGTGCTTCTGGAGTCCGCCCGGGTGGGCAATGCAAATGGCAGCATACGGATCGCCGGAGAAAAGCTGGATGCTGATATTCAGGCGGTCTTTGACACCGCCGGTTTCAAGGTGAAATCCGATCAAGCGGATAACCTCCTTATCAGTGGCCTGACTGACACGCTGCAGAACATCCGCTCCTTTGACCTGTCCGCGGAGCTCGGCGGCACCATTGGAAAACCGGATGTGCGAATCGCATCAGACATAGACGATACCCTGAAAGCCGGTTTAAAACAAACCCTGGCAAAGCGCCAGGCTGAACTCAAAAGCGATATCAAGCGCGCTGTTGCCCGGCAGACTGACGATGCGGTGGAAAGCGCCGCATCCGGCATGGCCGGCCTGGATGCCATAAAAGAAGCGATTCAGGAACGCCTTGAAATGGGCTCATCCGTTCTGCCGGGATAA
- a CDS encoding ferredoxin produces MKVRIDYDLCMGDGNCHKVCPEVFDYDDDQMIGIVREETVPAEHEESVKRAADECAPGAIVLEK; encoded by the coding sequence ATGAAGGTTAGAATCGATTATGATCTTTGTATGGGAGACGGCAATTGCCACAAGGTGTGTCCCGAAGTATTTGATTACGATGATGATCAGATGATAGGCATTGTCAGGGAAGAAACAGTTCCGGCTGAACATGAAGAAAGCGTAAAGAGGGCTGCTGATGAATGCGCCCCGGGCGCGATTGTCTTAGAAAAATAG
- a CDS encoding type II toxin-antitoxin system YafQ family toxin translates to MANRKIHTSSKFEKDAALAVRRGKDTTKLRAIIELLATHQPIPREFKDHPIKGNWKNCRDIHIEPDWLLIYKTDDENLWLVRTGSHADLFGG, encoded by the coding sequence ATGGCTAATCGAAAAATTCACACCTCCAGCAAATTCGAGAAAGATGCCGCGCTTGCAGTCAGACGCGGCAAGGATACAACAAAACTTCGGGCCATTATTGAATTGCTGGCGACCCATCAACCCATACCCCGCGAGTTCAAGGATCACCCCATCAAAGGAAACTGGAAAAACTGCCGGGATATACACATTGAGCCGGACTGGCTGCTTATTTATAAGACCGACGATGAAAATCTCTGGCTTGTTCGAACCGGCTCCCACGCGGACCTTTTTGGAGGATAA
- a CDS encoding putative quinol monooxygenase, with amino-acid sequence MIAVIAKLPVIPEKREAALAAAKELMAGVADEEGTINYSLNIDEQDPDTFIFIERYQDMAALTAHSATPHFKAFMERAAEFAAEAPEIRVLTELESI; translated from the coding sequence ATGATTGCAGTGATTGCGAAGCTTCCGGTGATACCGGAGAAAAGGGAGGCGGCCCTGGCAGCGGCTAAAGAGTTGATGGCCGGGGTGGCAGATGAAGAGGGCACCATTAACTATTCCTTAAATATTGATGAACAGGATCCGGACACCTTTATTTTTATCGAACGCTACCAGGACATGGCTGCACTCACTGCCCACAGCGCCACCCCGCATTTTAAGGCATTTATGGAGAGGGCTGCGGAGTTTGCCGCCGAGGCGCCGGAGATAAGGGTGTTGACCGAGCTGGAGTCGATTTAG